In the Alistipes provencensis genome, CGGCTACGAGGAGATGTACCGCGAGGCGCAGCAGAAATACAACATCCACTTCCTGCGCGGGCGTATCTCCGAGGCCAGCCCGATGATCGACGGACGGGTGCAGATCAAGGCCGAGGACACGCTGACGGGCCGTCCCCTGCGCATGAGCGTCGACATGCTGATCCTGATCGTGGGCATGCGGGCCAACGACGACAACGAGGCGTTCGCTTCGGGGGCCGGGCTGAACCGCGCCCCGAGCGGGTTCATGGCTCCGCGCGACATGTTTCTCGGTAACGTGAAAAGCAACGTCGACGGCATTTTCTACGCCGGAACGATCTCGGCGCCCAAGAACATCGGCGAATCGCTGAACGAAGGAATCGCTGCGGCCGACGCCGCGGCCAAATATGTGGGGGCATAGTCATGGCGGCGATCAATTTCGGATATACCATCTCCAAGCCCCGGGCCATCGACATCGACCGCAACAACCTGCGCAAGAGCGACGAGATCCTGCGCGAGATGCCCGAGTTGCAGACCTGCATCGGATGCGGGGCCTGCACGGCGGTCTGCACGGCGGGAAACCTCACGGAGTTCAACTTCCGCAAGGTCCACACGCTGGTGCGCCGCGGCGAGTATCAGGGCGCCTACGAGGAGATGAACAAGTGCATGCTGTGCGGCAAATGCCGGCTGGTGTGCCCGCGGGGCATCAACACGCGCGGCGTGGTAATGCTTATCAAACGTAAACTGGGAGATTTCTGACGATGACATTCTACGCACCATTCTGCCTGCCGTTTATCATCGGAGCCTCGGTGATGTTCCTCACCTTGGCGTGGAAGTGGGGCAAGTGGCTCTGGCTGCTGCCCCGCGCCGACAAGAAACGCATCCTGTTCGGGCTGCCCACGCGCCGCACCTTTGCCGCGGCGTGGGAGGTGGTGAGCGAGTCGCTCCTCCACCGCCGTATCTTCAAGGTCAACCCCCTGCTGGGATACATGCACATGTCGCTGGCTTTCGGCTGGTTCCTGCTGATCGCCGTGGGGTGGATCGAGACCGTCGCCTACCTCGGATTCCGCTATGTGCCGTTGCAGGGTCACGTCTTTTTCAAGTATTTCGGCACGGGACTCGAACACAAGCCCGCTTTCGATTTCGTGATGGACCTGCTGCTGCTGTTCGTCCTCTCGGGCGTGGCGTTGGCTTGGGGCAAGCGCTTCTACTCCCGGGCGATGGGCCTGCGGCGCACCACGAAACACGTCCTCGGCGATCGTGTGGCCTTGTCGGCACTGTGGTTCGTCTTTCCGGCGCGTCTGGTGGCCGAAAGCGCCACATGCGCGCTGTACGGCGGCGGGGGATTCCTCACCGGGGGGCTCGGGGCGTGGATGGCCGCGCACATCGGCATGATGCCGCTGATGAACCTCGAGACCGTGGCATGGTGGTTCTATTCGTCGTGCCTCGGGGTCTTCTTCGTGGCGCTGCCGTTCTCGCGTTACATGCACATTTTTACGGAGATACCCCTCATCTTCCTGCGCCACTACAAACTGCGCTCGGGCGAGAAGGAGTCCTCCTACGATAA is a window encoding:
- a CDS encoding 4Fe-4S dicluster domain-containing protein, coding for MAAINFGYTISKPRAIDIDRNNLRKSDEILREMPELQTCIGCGACTAVCTAGNLTEFNFRKVHTLVRRGEYQGAYEEMNKCMLCGKCRLVCPRGINTRGVVMLIKRKLGDF